CATCCTCACCCCCCGCATGGCCCTCACCGTGGCCGAGTACCTGGCCTTTGAGCACGACTACCACGTCCTCGTCATCCTCACGGACATGACCAACTACTGCGAGGCCCTGCGGGAGATCGGGGCCGCCCGCGAGGAGATCCCGGGCCGCCGCGGCTACCCCGGCTACATGTACACCGACCTGGCCACCATCTACGAGCGCGCCGGGGTGGTGCAGGGGAAGAAGGGGAGCGTGACCCAGATCCCCATCCTCTCCATGCCCGACGACGACCGCACCCACCCCATCCCCGACCTCACGGGCTACATCACCGAGGGGCAGATCCAGCTCTCCCGGGAGCTCCACCGCAAGGGCATCTACCCGCCCATTGACCCCTTGCCCTCCCTCTCCCGGCTCATGAACAACGGCGTGGGCAAGGGCAAGACCCGGGAGGACCACAAGCAGGTCTCCGACCAGCTCTACTCCGCCTACGCCAACGGGGTGGACATAAGGAAGCTCGTGGCCATCATCGGCGAGGACGCCCTCACGGAGAACGACCGCCGCTACCTCCAGTTCGCCGACGCCTTTGAGAAGCACTTCATCAACCAGGGGCAGCAGAACCGCTCCATTGAGGAGAGCCTGCAGATCGCCTGGGCCCTCCTCTCCATGCTGCCCCAGGGCGAGCTCAAGCGCATCTCCAAGGACCACATCGGCAAGTACTACGGCCAGAAGCTGGAGGAGATCTGGGGCGCGCCCCAGGCCCTGGACTAGGGGAGGGTAGATGAGCCAGGTGAGCCCCACCCGGATGAACCTTCTGCAAAGGCGGGGGCAGCTCCGC
This region of Thermus thermophilus genomic DNA includes:
- a CDS encoding V-type ATP synthase subunit B, coding for MDLLKKEYTGITYISGPLLFVENAKDLAYGAIVDIKDGTGRVRGGQVIEVSEEYAVIQVFEETTGLDLATTSVSLVEDVARLGVSKEMLGRRFNGIGKPIDGLPPITPEKRLPITGLPLNPVARRKPEQFIQTGISTIDVMNTLVRGQKLPIFSGSGLPANEIAAQIARQATVRPDLSGEGEKEEPFAVVFAAMGITQRELSYFIQEFERTGALSRSVLFLNKADDPTIERILTPRMALTVAEYLAFEHDYHVLVILTDMTNYCEALREIGAAREEIPGRRGYPGYMYTDLATIYERAGVVQGKKGSVTQIPILSMPDDDRTHPIPDLTGYITEGQIQLSRELHRKGIYPPIDPLPSLSRLMNNGVGKGKTREDHKQVSDQLYSAYANGVDIRKLVAIIGEDALTENDRRYLQFADAFEKHFINQGQQNRSIEESLQIAWALLSMLPQGELKRISKDHIGKYYGQKLEEIWGAPQALD